NNNNNNNNNNNNNNNNNNNNNNGAAATCGGCTCTACGATTTGGCTTTCAAAATTATTAAAATCATCTAAAGTTAAATAACCGTTAAATCTGTCTGAGAAATCAACAATCGCTTCTGCTATTTTACCCCTGTAATAATAATCTCTTGCCGATTGTATTGCAGATGACCTTCCGTTTTCAATATTCTCATTGTAAGCATTAATAAGGTCTCTAAGCGTTTTTGCCATGTTATTTTGGTAAACTGTATCTCCTGCCTTAATAAGTTTTCCGTCTAAAGCATAAATAGCCATTGAATCGGGCCTGCTTAAAATTAAAGAAGATAAATTATTGAGCCACCTTTCCATGTCATTGCTAATTAAATATCCTTCCTCTGCAATCCTTATGGCGGGAGAAAGAACCTGCTCCAGGTCTAATTTCCCGTATTTTTCAAGCCATAGCATCCAGCCGTCCCAAGCCCCGGGAACATTTGACTGGTGTATTCCAGCAATATCTCCCCTCTTTTCATAATCAGATACTGTTGCCAAGCTTCCTACCGGCCCGACTCCGTCAATGCTTGTAACTTTGCCAGATGATGATTCGTAATAAAGAGCCCATGTTCCCCCTCCAAGAACGCTTGAAAACCAGGGTTCAACAACGCTAAGAGTAGCCGCAACGGCAATTGCAGCATCGGCTGCGGTGCCTCCTAAACTTAAAATCTCAAAACCGGCCTCTGTGGCAAGCTGATTTGAAGAAACAATTGCTTCAAACTTTGTTTCTTCCTCTTTTTCATCAATAACAACTTCTTCAATTTTTTCCGGCTTATCCTGGATTAAATAAAAAACTGCGAAAATTGAAATAATCATGATTAAAACAATTTGCAAGTTTAATGATGTTTTAACATTCATAAATCTATTTCTAATATTTAAATTTAAATAATTATCTAACTGCTATAATTTTAGCATAAAAGAAAAATCTGAGAAAGTATCTCAGATTTTTACATGTTTTTTATTTTTACTCGCCCAATCTTATTGCTTCAAGAACGGGAAGATTTGCTTCTGTAGGGATATAAATAGTGGTCTTATCGCTAAATATATTCTGCCTTACCCATAAATAT
The nucleotide sequence above comes from Candidatus Paceibacterota bacterium. Encoded proteins:
- a CDS encoding gamma-glutamyltransferase, with translation MNVKTSLNLQIVLIMIISIFAVFYLIQDKPEKIEEVVIDEKEEETKFEAIVSSNQLATEAGFEILSLGGTAADAAIAVAATLSVVEPWFSSVLGGGTWALYYESSSGKVTSIDGVGPVGSLATVSDYEKRGDIAGIHQSNVPGAWDGWMLWLEKYGKLDLEQVLSPAIRIAEEGYLISNDMERWLNNLSSLILSRPDSMAIYALDGKLIKAGDTVYQNNMAKTLRDLINAYNENIENGRSSAIQSARDYYYRGKIAEAIVDFSDRFNGYLTLDDFNNFESQIVEPIS